AAAGCGGGCATCATCAAAGAGAATATTCCAGTCGTTACAGGTAATATTGAAGAAAGTGCCTTAGCTGTCATCGAAACAGAAGCTCACAAAAAACATAGCCGAATTTATCGTTATAATCAAGACTATAAGACCGACTATCTACATCCAGATAAAAATTGGGGCGAAACATTTCATTTTTATGGAGACGCTGGAAAATTACCAAATATAAAAATTCCGTTACTGGGACGTCATCAGATAGAGAATGCAGCAGTTGCGATCGAATTGTTCTATTTGTATTGCCAGTTATACCAGATCAATTTTAGAGATCGAGACGTATATAACGGTCTTGCTAAGGCCCAATGGCCCGCCCGTATGGAAAAAATCAGCGATGAGCCATTGATTATCTTAGACGGTGCTCATAATGATCATGCTATTCGTCGTTTAGCAGATAATCTGAAAAAAGAATTTTCTGGTCGCGAGATCCATATTCTTTTTTCTGCTCTTTCTACAAAAAATGTCGATCAGATGGTCAGTATACTAAAAAAAGTGCCAAACGTTCATCTGTATTTGACGACTTTTGATTATCCAAAAGCCATCGATTTGACGAAAATGGAGCATCTTGAAGATACTAAGACTGAGATTGTTTCTTTATGGCAGTTTGGCTTAGGTGAAATATTAGAAAAAATGTCTTCGGATGACGTAATGTTGGTGACAGGTTCACTTTATTTTGTTTCTCAGGTTCGTGAGCTATTACTAAACTTATAATTTTAGCCCAAGGAAAATCTTGTAAGGATGACCGCGGTGCTTTTGATTTAGGAGGAAATAATGAGAAAAACAGATGGGATTATTTTTGATATGGATGGTTTGTTGTTTGATACAGAATTAATTTATTATCAATCAACACAAAAAATTGCAGATGTAATGGAATTTCCGTACAGCAAAGAGCTTTATTTAAAATTTTTGGGTGTATCAGATGAAGAGGTACAGGCAAATTATCATGAAATCTATAAAGATTTTGGTAAAGAACGAGTGGCTGAGTTTATCGAGCGTTCTTATGCTGACACGATCAACGTATTTGAATCTGGAGAAGTACCATTAAAAGAAGGTGTCATAGAATTGCTGGATTATCTTGATGAGCAAAAAATTCCAAGAATTGTTGCATCAAGTAACGTTCGTCCGGCAATTGAGCTTTTACTGGATGGAGCAGGAATCAAAGAACGTTTTTCAGGAATTGTTTCCGCAGAAGATGTGACTCGGGCAAAACCAGATCCGGAAATTTTCCAAAAAGCTTTAGCTTTTCTGGGAACAGAAGCTGAACATACGTTGATTTTTGAAGATTCATTCCATGGTGTAACAGCAGCTGTTGCAGCGGGAATACCTGTGATCATGGTACCAGATCTTTTGCCACCAACGGAAGAAATCAAAGAAAAAACACTTGAAATCTTTGAAAGCTTGAACCAAGTTCCTGCTTATTTAAAAAAATAGATTTTTCACTCCTTTGCGTATTTTATAGAGAGAAGCGTATTAAGGAGTGATTTTTTGATCAAAGAAGAAAAACTGTTTATTAGAGAGATGCCGGAAGACTGCCTTCCAAGAGAAAGATTAGAGGTTGTAGGGGAAAAAGCCTTATCCAATCAAGAGCTATTAGCAATTTTATTAAGAACAGGTTCCAAAAGCACTAATGTCATGGAAGTCGCATCAAAATTTTTGAATTACTTTCATCATCTTTATGAGCTGAAAAATGCGACGATCACTGAAATGATGGAAATAAAAGGAATTGGCAGAATAAAGGCAATTGAGCTAAGAGCTGCCATTGAATTCGGTTACCGTATCCAACAGAGTACACAAATGAAGTTAGGAAAAGTTTCATCTAGCTATCAGATCGCCCAAAATCTGATGTATGAATTACAAGATTTTCAGCAGGAGCATTTGGTCTGTTTATATTTGAATACAAAGAATGAAGTCATCAAACAAGAAACGGTTTTTAAAGGATCATTGAATCAAAGTGTGGCTCATCCGAGGGAAATCTTTCGTAGTGCTGTGAAGTATTCTGCCGCACGCTTGATTCTCGCACATAATCATCCAAGTGGTACCTATTAATTAAACCACATAAAAATCATAAGAATTTTATCTCGATTTTTCCATCGGGAAACACTAAGATATCTTTGATAAAAGAGCGCCAAATAGCTCTACGATCCTCTTCATTCATATTTGAATAGATATTTGAAAAGTTATCAGACATTATTTTTTTTAACATGATTACGTTATCTTTTGGTGAGGGTGTAGGTTCTTTGGTTGCTTCTTTAAGTTCCGCCATTAATTTTTCTCGATCAATTTTGTATTCATCAAGTTCGATGATTTCATTAAGATATGCTTTTTTTAGACGTTCTAATTTTTGATTTATTTTCTTTTCGATATCGACAGTTTTATTTATTTTTTTCTCTGTTTTTGAATAATCTACAAGGTAACGTTCAACTTCGTTTTGAATGTTCTCCAATAAATAGTTTTCTGTCGTATGTTCATATACTACACGCTTGTTAGAACAAGCTTTAGAACTGTTTCTATGCTTTGGGCAACGATAGCATTTTCTAGTATAGACTGATTTATTGCCATCTTTTTTTATATAGTTGGTTCTTAAGACTTGACCTGAAAAAGCTCTAGAACATTCTCCACAACGTATTAGACCGGTGAAAATATAAGTATGTTTGCTGTTGTTCTTAATATTTTTGGATAGCTTCAGTTGGACGCTATTAAATAATTCTTTATCAATAATCGGAGGGCAAAAATTTTCATTGCCACGGTGCACACCCATGTATTTCTTATTTGTGAGCATATTTTTAACGCTTTGATAATCACGAGAAAGATTAAGCTCATTTTCCATATAATGAACAGTTTTTCTTAAGCTTCCGGAATCATTGTAGTAATTAAAAATATCAACGATCAAAGGAGCTTTTTCATTTATCACGAGTTTTTTATTCTCTATACTGTATCCAAAAGGAACCTTGCCACTGACAACCTCACCATTTTTAATTTTATTATCCATAACAGCTTTGATTCGTTCGCTGTCTATTTGCGCCTCTAACTCTGCAAAACTCATTACTTGGGCGATAAACGTTCTACCATATGCTGTTGAGGTATCATAATACTGTTGAGATACAGCATTCCAAGATACATTATATTTTTCTAGTGTTTCTTGGGTGTTTAGGTAATGCCGCAAATTTCTAAACCATCGATCAAGTTTAGTGAAAAGAATAATATCGATCTTTCCGCTTTTCACATCGGATATCAGACGAGTGAATTCATCACGTTGTAATTTTTGACCCGAAATCCCATCGTCTATATACTCGGAATAGACAATCATATCTTTTTGATATTTAACAAATTCATGAAGAGTTTCAGCTTGCTCACGCAAACTGTCACCAAGCTTTTGTTGATCAGTGGATACTCGTATATATAATGCAGCTCGTTTCATTTTTAGTCTCCGTTTCTAGTTTATTGAGTATGCCAATTATATCACCAGTATATAAAATGATTCAATGCAAAAAGCAATGAATAAAGTCATCTTGTTTCGGGTGTTTCGTTTTGATATACTGGGTAAGGCAACTCGCCGCGAAAGCGGGGTGATGAATGTGTATGAAATTCTTTCATTGGTTATCGCGCCTTTATTCGTAGCTTTAGTGACTACAATAGTTTCTCATTGGTTAGATGAGAAAGGCGATAACTAAAGCGGGTTGTCGCTAACCCACACGCTTGTTGTCGCATCAAGCGAAAAATAAACCCACTCTATTCGTCGTAGAGTGGGTTTTGTGATGAATGTAGAAATTCTTTCATTGTCGCAAGAACAGTATAGCATATTGATCATTAGAATTTCAACTGAATAAACATTTACAAATCAAGCAGCTCTCTCTTTTTCTTGTCAAACTCTTGTTGATTTATCACTCCCATATCAAGTAATTCTTTCAGACCTTTAACTTGTTCGACAGGAGACTGTATAGATTGAACGACAGGAGGCGCTTGCCCTAGGCGTATCTTCGTATCGATGAATTCTTTAAGTTCACACATGACCTCGTACTCATCTTTTCTAGTGAATAAAATAGTATTTTCGTCAGAAACAGCAGCTTGAACTCCGCCTTTTGATTCATTGCCACCTTTTACCGCCAACTGCAGATAACCAGTAGCGAATCCAGGTTTTTTTATTTGCGTTGCAGTGATGCTTGTATAAGGAATTGTTTTCTCTCCTTTAAGACCGTGATTAGCCATATTTATGAAACCTTTTCTAGAAATTGTGATAGAGTCTTCATCGATAACAACATTCACTTTTTTGCTTTTAACATAGTAAGACTTTTTCATATTTTCTCCCTCTGTGTAATATTATTTTAGACATATTGATTCTATCATACTATTCAATTGAGGAAAACTAGAATTATTAGAATAAATTGAATAAACATTCAATCAAGAACAAACGTTTGCTTTACGAAGAGATAAACATAACAATCACTATTGTTCGATAACAGACGTAATAATGAGAAAAGGCGATAAAGCATTCAAAATACTTGCGTTTTTTGGTAACATTAAATTCATGCGAAAACATACAAATACATAATGAATGAGGTTATACATATGGCAACAGATAAGAAAAAATTTAGCATAATTCAAAAATTATTAAGGAAATATCCACATCCAAATAATGTTGAACAATATCGAATGCGGATAAACATGTCCCAAAAGGAATTAGCAATAAGTGTTGAAAAACTTGCTGTAAAAAAATTTGGAAAGACATATAACTTATCACATGAAACGATTAACGCCATAGAAACATATCGTTATGAGCCGAGTTACGGTCTC
This sequence is a window from Enterococcus wangshanyuanii. Protein-coding genes within it:
- a CDS encoding recombinase family protein: MKRAALYIRVSTDQQKLGDSLREQAETLHEFVKYQKDMIVYSEYIDDGISGQKLQRDEFTRLISDVKSGKIDIILFTKLDRWFRNLRHYLNTQETLEKYNVSWNAVSQQYYDTSTAYGRTFIAQVMSFAELEAQIDSERIKAVMDNKIKNGEVVSGKVPFGYSIENKKLVINEKAPLIVDIFNYYNDSGSLRKTVHYMENELNLSRDYQSVKNMLTNKKYMGVHRGNENFCPPIIDKELFNSVQLKLSKNIKNNSKHTYIFTGLIRCGECSRAFSGQVLRTNYIKKDGNKSVYTRKCYRCPKHRNSSKACSNKRVVYEHTTENYLLENIQNEVERYLVDYSKTEKKINKTVDIEKKINQKLERLKKAYLNEIIELDEYKIDREKLMAELKEATKEPTPSPKDNVIMLKKIMSDNFSNIYSNMNEEDRRAIWRSFIKDILVFPDGKIEIKFL
- a CDS encoding helix-turn-helix transcriptional regulator; protein product: MATDKKKFSIIQKLLRKYPHPNNVEQYRMRINMSQKELAISVEKLAVKKFGKTYNLSHETINAIETYRYEPSYGLMMLISEVLNQELEIVFDPDAKID
- a CDS encoding DUF4429 domain-containing protein produces the protein MKKSYYVKSKKVNVVIDEDSITISRKGFINMANHGLKGEKTIPYTSITATQIKKPGFATGYLQLAVKGGNESKGGVQAAVSDENTILFTRKDEYEVMCELKEFIDTKIRLGQAPPVVQSIQSPVEQVKGLKELLDMGVINQQEFDKKKRELLDL
- a CDS encoding HAD family hydrolase — protein: MRKTDGIIFDMDGLLFDTELIYYQSTQKIADVMEFPYSKELYLKFLGVSDEEVQANYHEIYKDFGKERVAEFIERSYADTINVFESGEVPLKEGVIELLDYLDEQKIPRIVASSNVRPAIELLLDGAGIKERFSGIVSAEDVTRAKPDPEIFQKALAFLGTEAEHTLIFEDSFHGVTAAVAAGIPVIMVPDLLPPTEEIKEKTLEIFESLNQVPAYLKK
- a CDS encoding type I toxin-antitoxin system Fst family toxin, giving the protein MNVYEILSLVIAPLFVALVTTIVSHWLDEKGDN
- the radC gene encoding RadC family protein, giving the protein MPEDCLPRERLEVVGEKALSNQELLAILLRTGSKSTNVMEVASKFLNYFHHLYELKNATITEMMEIKGIGRIKAIELRAAIEFGYRIQQSTQMKLGKVSSSYQIAQNLMYELQDFQQEHLVCLYLNTKNEVIKQETVFKGSLNQSVAHPREIFRSAVKYSAARLILAHNHPSGTY
- a CDS encoding bifunctional folylpolyglutamate synthase/dihydrofolate synthase; translated protein: MSLTIEEAIEWVHSRLPFGSRPGLDRVEALLTRVGNPEEKVPTIHIAGTNGKGSTVTYLRCMLEELGLKVGTFTSPYIEHFNERIAINGQGIPDHQIIHYVEKYQPLIKEMDQDTSVSGITEFETLTVMALDYFLDKQVDIAVVEVGLGGLLDSTNIVKPILTAITTIGKDHTEILGDTLEKIAFQKAGIIKENIPVVTGNIEESALAVIETEAHKKHSRIYRYNQDYKTDYLHPDKNWGETFHFYGDAGKLPNIKIPLLGRHQIENAAVAIELFYLYCQLYQINFRDRDVYNGLAKAQWPARMEKISDEPLIILDGAHNDHAIRRLADNLKKEFSGREIHILFSALSTKNVDQMVSILKKVPNVHLYLTTFDYPKAIDLTKMEHLEDTKTEIVSLWQFGLGEILEKMSSDDVMLVTGSLYFVSQVRELLLNL